A genomic region of Polypterus senegalus isolate Bchr_013 chromosome 17, ASM1683550v1, whole genome shotgun sequence contains the following coding sequences:
- the LOC120517635 gene encoding inositol 1,4,5-trisphosphate receptor-interacting protein-like, with the protein MVLQILLVIQCLAVILLLVRLHISENEKSQVTSELQDMKKSELHLHCLLKMRENEKSQLVSQLQDLMESNDTVEETIETLKHELQNERALVVRLSRSVLQTLDRNSWLTARNAQLETEVVGHNQNTTAQSSRNTQFSYYNRHQNDKAKLDLMINALCSHSKVRMISYIKEIDGGISEKISEHQIETRIDVEVLILNHFYEAFVTVTTSEMKQAQQIVEPIVGELFKFMKSNQKSHQPKFVGDGPLKSGSIEEQLKVLQADEFDFMFPIELPDGISPQFQMCHLQSNCPKDQYGFGKIRVQQNVFNESTKMFMEKFVMLQYLQADRIKNWFKGAVQKGLNHINAHMTEICEKAGQKCLKIKQVKLSDMSAGICLVIELREESIQVDVIPAVKVDNSNMYLITKSLKAHLPLLWRLSYSLYEMKLIGLLGEFLGSTQHTKCLKILKALRDLDIDMNSSSQLSSVLTSYHLKTMLLHIMLNDLKKKCSDSKWKSRALVYEMRNLLEVAETTTDNKELENVFFSPLMREISFRGRSLQEHLNIPDWAIAKDHSQALNLFSEHYIDHNSLNQVSARMEKIQEQWLNVIHQHVYLLVMEIVY; encoded by the coding sequence ATGGTTTTACAAATACTTCTGGTTATTCAGTGTCTGGCGGTAATCCTGCTACTGGTCCGTCTGCACatctctgaaaatgaaaaatcacaGGTGACTTCAGAATTGCAAGACATGAAGAAATCTGAGCTTCATTTACATTGTCTTCTGAAAATGCGTGAAAATGAAAAGTCACAACTGGTATCTCAACTGCAAGACTTGATGGAATCCAATGATACGGTTGAGGAGACCATTGAAACCTTGAAGCATGAACTTCAGAACGAGAGGGCCCTTGTAGTCCGACTCTCCAGGTCTGTACTTCAAACATTAGATAGGAACAGCTGGCTAACTGCTCGAAATGCCCAGCTGGAGACAGAGGTGGTAGGGCACAATCAGAACACCACAGCTCAATCTTCAAGGAACACACAGTTCTCTTATTACAACAGACATCAAAATGACAAGGCCAAACTAGACCTAATGATAAACGCCCTCTGCTCCCACAGTAAAGTTCGAATGATCAGTTATATAAAAGAAATAGATGGAGGGATATCAGAGAAAATCTCCGAGCATCAGATCGAAACCAGAATAGACGTGGAGGTGCTCATCCTCAATCATTTTTATGAAGCCTTTGTAACAGTGACCACTTCAGAAATGAAGCAGGCTCAGCAGATTGTGGAGCCCATTGTTGGTGAACTTTTTAAATTCATGAAAAGCAACCAAAAATCACATCAACCAAAGTTTGTGGGAGACGGTCCTTTAAAGAGTGGAAGTATAGAGGAGCAGCTGAAGGTTCTCCAGGCAGATGAGTTTGATTTCATGTTTCCTATTGAGCTGCCTGATGGGATATCACCACAATTTCAAATGTGCCACCTGCAATCAAACTGTCCTAAAGATCAGTACGGGTTTGGGAAGATTAGGGTTCAGCAGAATGTCTTTAATGAATCAACCAAGATGTTCATGGAGAAATTTGTGATGTTACAGTATCTACAGGCTGACAGGATCAAGAACTGGTTTAAAGGTGCCGTTCAAAAAGGTCTAAATCACATCAATGCACATATGACAGAAATCTGTGAGAAAGCAGGTCAGAAATGCttaaaaatcaaacaagtcaAGCTGAGCGACATGAGTGCCGGAATATGCCTGGTAATCGAATTACGAGAAGAATCCATCCAGGTGGATGTAATTCCTGCAGTTAAAGTAGACAACAGCAATATGTACCTCATAACCAAGTCTTTAAAAGCACATTTACCTTTACTATGGCGTCTGTCATATTCCCTCTATGAGATGAAGCTGATTGGCCTACTCGGTGAGTTTTTAGGCTCAACTCAACACACAAAATGTTTGAAGATCCTCAAAGCACTAAGAGATCTCGACATTGACATGAACTCTTCTTCTCAGCTCTCCTCTGTGCTGACTTCCTACCACCTCAAAACCATGCTGCTTCACATAATGCTAAATGACCTGAAAAAGAAGTGTTCAGATAGCAAGTGGAAAAGTCGGGCCCTTGTTTATGAGATGAGGAACCTCCTGGAAGTGGCTGAAACCACCACTGACAACAAGGAGCTTGAAAATGTCTTTTTCAGCCCCTTAATGAGAGAAATTTCATTTCGTGgaagatctctgcaggaacattTAAACATCCCAGACTGGGCCATCGCCAAGGACCACAGTCAGGCCCTAAACCTCTTCTCAGAACACTATATTGACCATAATTCTCTCAACCAGGTCAGTGCACGGATGGAGAAGATCCAGGAACAGTGGttaaatgtgattcatcagcacGTTTACCTCTTGGTTATGGAAATTGTTTATTAA